The proteins below are encoded in one region of Limnohabitans sp. 63ED37-2:
- the guaB gene encoding IMP dehydrogenase has translation MRLLGKALTFDDVLLVPAYSQVLPKDTSLATQFTRNIRLNLPLVSAAMDTVTEARLAIAIAQEGGIGIVHKNLTAQEQAAQVAKVKRYESGVLRDPVVITPDTTVRQVMALSDELGVSGFPVCDGGKVVGIVTGRDLRFETRYDQKVSEIMTPRERLITVPEGTTPEQAKHLLNKHKLERLLVVNDAFELKGLITVKDITKQLNFPNAARDGAGQLRVGAAVGVGEGTEERVEALARAGVDAIVVDTAHGHSKGVIDRVRWVKQNYPHIEVIGGNIATGAAALALVEAGADAVKVGIGPGSICTTRIVAGVGVPQIMAVDSVATALKGTGVPLIADGGIRYSGDIAKAIAAGAGTVMMGGMFAGTEEAPGEIVLFQGRSYKSYRGMGSIGAMQQGSADRYFQESSTGNPNADKLVPEGIEGRVPYKGSVVSIIYQMAGGLRASMGYCGCATIEAMHNESQFVEITAAGIRESHVHDVQITKEAPNYRAE, from the coding sequence ATGCGCCTACTCGGTAAAGCCCTGACTTTTGACGACGTTCTCCTCGTCCCCGCTTACTCCCAAGTCCTGCCCAAGGACACGTCCCTTGCGACGCAATTCACCCGCAACATCCGCCTGAACCTGCCCCTGGTGTCCGCCGCCATGGACACCGTGACCGAAGCGCGACTGGCCATCGCCATCGCCCAAGAAGGCGGCATCGGCATCGTTCACAAAAACCTCACCGCACAAGAGCAAGCCGCTCAAGTGGCCAAGGTCAAGCGTTACGAATCGGGCGTGCTGCGTGACCCGGTCGTCATCACCCCGGACACCACCGTGCGCCAGGTCATGGCCCTCTCCGACGAGCTCGGCGTGTCAGGTTTTCCGGTCTGCGACGGCGGCAAGGTGGTCGGCATCGTGACTGGCCGAGATCTGCGCTTTGAGACCCGCTACGACCAAAAAGTCAGCGAGATCATGACCCCGCGCGAGCGCCTGATCACCGTGCCCGAAGGCACCACGCCTGAGCAAGCCAAGCACCTGCTCAACAAACACAAGCTTGAGCGCCTGCTGGTGGTAAACGACGCCTTTGAGCTCAAGGGCCTGATCACCGTCAAAGACATCACCAAACAGCTGAACTTCCCGAACGCCGCTCGCGACGGCGCAGGCCAACTGCGCGTGGGCGCGGCGGTGGGCGTGGGCGAGGGCACCGAAGAGCGTGTGGAAGCCCTGGCCCGTGCGGGCGTGGACGCCATCGTGGTGGACACTGCACACGGCCACAGCAAAGGCGTGATCGACCGCGTGCGCTGGGTCAAGCAAAACTACCCGCACATCGAAGTCATCGGCGGAAACATCGCCACCGGCGCTGCCGCTTTGGCCCTGGTCGAAGCCGGTGCCGACGCGGTCAAAGTGGGCATTGGGCCGGGTTCGATCTGCACCACCCGCATCGTGGCGGGTGTGGGCGTGCCACAAATCATGGCGGTGGACTCCGTGGCCACAGCCCTCAAAGGCACGGGGGTACCTCTGATTGCTGACGGCGGTATCCGCTACAGCGGCGACATCGCCAAGGCGATTGCCGCAGGCGCGGGCACGGTGATGATGGGTGGCATGTTCGCGGGCACCGAAGAGGCTCCGGGTGAGATCGTGTTGTTCCAGGGCCGCAGCTACAAGAGCTACCGCGGCATGGGCTCGATTGGTGCCATGCAACAAGGCAGTGCCGACCGCTACTTCCAAGAGTCCAGCACCGGCAATCCCAATGCCGACAAATTGGTCCCAGAGGGCATTGAAGGCCGCGTGCCTTACAAAGGATCGGTCGTTTCCATCATCTACCAAATGGCGGGCGGCTTGCGTGCCAGCATGGGCTACTGCGGCTGCGCGACGATCGAGGCCATGCACAACGAATCCCAGTTTGTGGAAATCACCGCAGCGGGTATCCGTGAAAGCCATGTCCATGACGTGCAGATTACCAAGGAAGCCCCCAACTACCGGGCTGAGTAA
- the guaA gene encoding glutamine-hydrolyzing GMP synthase, which translates to MQHSKILILDFGSQVTQLIARRVREAHVFCEVHPCDVSSDWVREYAKDGNLKGVILSGSHASVYEVDDRAPDAVFELGIPVLGICYGMQTMAQQLGGKVEAGTTREFGYAEVRAHGHTELLKGIEDFATAEGHGMLKVWMSHGDKVTAMPPGFKVMASTPACPIAGMADETRHFYAVQFHPEVTHTVQGQALLNRFVLDICQARQDWIMGDYIEEAVAKIRAQVGDEEVILGLSGGVDSSVAAALIHRAIGDKLTCVFVDHGLLRLNEGDMVMDMFVGKLHAKVIRVDASDLFLGKLAGVSEPEAKRKIIGGLFVDVFKEQAAKLKAGDGGHKGATFLAQGTIYPDVIESGGAKSKKAVTIKSHHNVGGLPEQLGLKLLEPLRELFKDEVRELGVALGLPREMVYRHPFPGPGLGVRILGEVKKEYADLLRRADAIFIEELRNFTDESGKTWYDLTSQAFTVFLPVKSVGVMGDGRTYDYVVALRAVQTSDFMTADWAELPYALLKKVSGRIINEVRGINRVTYDVSSKPPATIEWE; encoded by the coding sequence ATGCAGCACTCCAAAATCCTGATCCTCGACTTCGGATCGCAAGTCACCCAGCTGATTGCCCGCCGCGTGCGCGAAGCGCATGTGTTTTGCGAAGTCCATCCCTGCGATGTGAGCAGCGACTGGGTCCGCGAGTACGCCAAGGACGGCAACCTCAAAGGCGTGATCCTGTCGGGCTCACATGCCAGCGTCTACGAAGTTGATGACCGTGCACCGGATGCCGTTTTTGAGTTGGGCATCCCTGTTTTGGGCATTTGCTACGGCATGCAAACCATGGCGCAGCAGCTGGGAGGCAAAGTGGAGGCGGGCACCACACGCGAGTTTGGCTACGCCGAAGTCCGCGCCCATGGCCACACTGAACTGCTCAAAGGCATTGAAGATTTCGCCACGGCCGAAGGCCACGGCATGCTCAAGGTTTGGATGAGCCACGGCGACAAAGTCACGGCCATGCCACCCGGCTTCAAAGTCATGGCCTCTACACCGGCTTGCCCCATCGCCGGTATGGCCGACGAAACCCGCCACTTTTACGCGGTGCAGTTCCACCCTGAAGTCACGCACACCGTGCAGGGTCAGGCCTTGCTCAACCGTTTTGTGCTCGACATCTGCCAAGCTCGCCAAGACTGGATCATGGGTGACTACATCGAAGAAGCCGTGGCCAAGATCCGCGCACAGGTCGGTGACGAAGAAGTCATTCTCGGCTTGTCCGGCGGCGTGGACTCCTCCGTGGCGGCTGCGTTGATCCACCGCGCCATTGGCGACAAACTGACCTGCGTGTTTGTGGACCACGGTCTGCTGCGCCTGAATGAAGGCGACATGGTCATGGACATGTTCGTCGGCAAGTTGCACGCCAAAGTGATCCGTGTGGACGCCAGTGACTTGTTCCTCGGCAAACTGGCGGGCGTGAGCGAGCCTGAAGCCAAGCGCAAAATCATTGGCGGTTTGTTTGTGGACGTGTTCAAGGAGCAAGCGGCCAAGCTCAAAGCAGGTGATGGCGGACACAAAGGTGCGACCTTCTTGGCACAAGGGACGATTTACCCCGACGTGATCGAGTCGGGCGGCGCCAAGAGCAAGAAAGCCGTCACCATCAAGAGCCACCACAATGTGGGCGGCTTGCCAGAGCAACTGGGCTTGAAGCTGTTGGAGCCATTGCGCGAACTGTTCAAAGACGAAGTGCGCGAACTCGGCGTGGCGTTGGGCTTGCCCCGCGAGATGGTCTACCGCCACCCCTTCCCAGGCCCCGGCCTGGGCGTGCGGATTCTGGGCGAAGTCAAAAAAGAATACGCAGATCTGCTGCGCCGTGCGGACGCGATCTTCATCGAAGAGCTGCGCAACTTCACCGACGAATCCGGCAAGACCTGGTACGACTTGACCAGTCAGGCCTTCACCGTCTTTTTGCCCGTGAAAAGCGTGGGCGTGATGGGCGACGGCCGCACTTACGACTACGTGGTGGCCCTGCGTGCCGTTCAGACCAGCGACTTCATGACGGCGGACTGGGCCGAGCTGCCCTATGCGCTGCTCAAGAAAGTCTCGGGACGCATCATCAACGAGGTGCGTGGCATCAACCGAGTCACATACGACGTGAGTTCAAAACCACCGGCGACGATCGAGTGGGAATGA